A portion of the Sabethes cyaneus chromosome 3, idSabCyanKW18_F2, whole genome shotgun sequence genome contains these proteins:
- the LOC128742576 gene encoding uncharacterized protein LOC128742576 has protein sequence MNGLSTLNRLLGKRNKDVSKSTSNLSRSTTNLDSTSQYNKIVPLAAMTNAPFEQTFRITVLLPREQLYVARIGAKTRLSTLMDMVCEDKQLDAQKYLFRHPADFNQGFELDLTIGEVGLNEIRLISRKELENMQNNEYRLSTSDIFRLHQKNLRENSVSSSDLSRTSKIALKTTSPYSSTNSLNSMDSSGLSSSSRGGVNGNQHHAPVAPARKKRIAPRPPSQNSIPEKAPLETVRDDSIFKEPQLPPYSKKNFHVSSPNLYNSKELKTTDSLNNNNNNNNNINNNHSNDYNGNGHHTTESVEEMNNILNTKTSYSALKNRPTSMYIIREPPEAIKHHQQPQNGTLQRSSLNGTGGSLVDIVNHSRTSSNSSEVVKDPRDFQETPKQLPEPRKRLDSNAKKSKAPAPPPRGVSLGTKLTTEPKIVPTPSPRAPVRATMASDSDTIISETDSNLSEADELQRNRETVSKLNAVNSTHQHRPAAAATVQPQNVTKVMLNVDQSTPSDTQPELSSSAPEATLEHKPTSGASSVSITIVKEAPAGSPNGYHHQQTPEPHSKPTIPPTVSTVHIVPAGNNQQQQQQPETETETPDRRLSNGENSSDEEIKIYNIESGQEMRISDPKKDQPAATNGHRSPSPAEEWTYTLPAPPKFADSSIKSGEYDEKQRYFDLQSTYVENTTLVTDRMTIGSDDTEEIRPIIREKILLDESGLASMETLENSLPPVTPNESEDGTSSSSLTTGLISSDIEDGYRGGSDLRQSMIQTLEKRREKLKESELQDLKESIEGGVCNQKLQQIQQQQQQEKLEKQQQECNESDIMKCAKMNEETVVDDFAVVVKRNQVKPTPAVVEMTKPVANGEKENEQQLVVVKKRNEVISELSHVIKDENGLKEVLNGGGKKSTAEEEIPGANRNSLSTFKISTYSVGEVRDVLSTQQQPAENVNEKEELIVVPPVAPKSADDDESNVVVRRKISTDSTHRSKLSSDEDDSTARPIGASIGTNNNNKKDPGPVKRRSLTVLNGTPRNINRSDSFHSTRSDYIQSLNSVNGLKLTPRSTSYISLIGAQKFENRFSQPNQRRKSTSEMSICDSPSLQSLEVIKNILNTSKSNLAPETLEVVQEKEILPMSAIKRNSFTDISTLVQYKSETVRGSGVVRRESMVERKIEQLEGKQVVEEEEELKPAVKVLPEKMTEIEKPLSTKVTDNKTHTLNERVVDVSNESKSDDEKLQNKQLSAAANRPQPQTSVVNITTTSTTVASSGVSVTVNPQTNGGVSEQKWQYKGPPTINFTTWSERPKIDVSIKSDRDYRFGGSSTLPRGYRNVNNTTKISVNATPAPSTEKQTEVDRSVPREQVPLKSGDSSALPQDPSQTEPTVTYPEKERLPIVRAVEYKKNIVPPPVAQKPLDKPYFYETFSRSQSTVIPNGTATINRLTHGHNKFQPVVRGFKSVDEKDPPTSLKSRPVSMIESTNISTAILKSTPVRVEKPAQPTATLPFGQNTLRRTGLKDRILAQTAPEPVKQSPTITTTTTAQEATQPATTVNVVPSAAVPPPPPPAPVAPKLTTPVVRGAIVKKQLPSPGADPRSALLDAIRCFNKDKLRCKDPNAAEETPSQ, from the exons ATGAACGGCCTATCAACTCTGAATCGATTACTCGGCAAACGAAACAAAGATG TTTCCAAATCCACTTCGAACCTCAGCCGGTCGACGACCAACCTGGACAGCACTAGTCAGTACAACAAGATTGTCCCGTTGGCCGCCATGACCAACGCTCCTTTTGAGCAAACTTTTCGGATAACTGTCCTGCTGCCGCGGGAACAGCTGTACGTGGCACGGATCGGAGCCAAAACCCGACTGTCAACACTGATGGACATGGTTTGCGAGGATAAGCAGCTGGACGCGCAAAAGTACCTCTTCCGGCATCCGGCCGACTTTAACCAGGGATTCGAGCTGGATCTAACCATCGGCGAGGTGGGACTGAACGAAATTCGGCTAATTTCCCGAAAGGAGTTGGAAAACATGCAGAACAATGAGTACCGACTGAGCACGAGCGATATTTTCCGACTGCATCAGAAAAATCTTCGCGAAAATTCGGTTTCCTCGTCCGATCTAAGTCGAACGTCAAAAATTGCGCTGAAAACGACTAGTCCCTACAGCTCGACCAATTCACTCAACTCGATGGATTCGTCCGGTTTGAGTTCCAGCTCTCGGGGTGGTGTGAATGGAAACCAGCACCACGCACCGGTAGCTCCCGCCCGGAAGAAACGAATCGCACCTCGACCGCCTAGTCAAAACTCAATCCCCGAAAAGGCTCCCCTGGAAACGGTCAGAGACGATTCCATCTTCAAAGAACCGCAGTTGCCTCCATACTCCAAGAAAAACTTCCACGTCTCTTCACCGAACCTGTACAACAGCAAAGAGCTGAAAACTACGGATTCtcttaacaacaacaacaataataacaataatataaACAACAACCATTCCAACGATTACAATGGTAATGGCCATCATACGACGGAAAGTGTTGAGGAAATGAACAACATCCTCAACACAAAGACCTCGTACAGTGCACTGAAAAATCGTCCAACTTCAATGTACATCATTCGAGAGCCCCCGGAAGCAATCAAGCATCATCAGCAACCGCAGAACGGAACTTTGCAGCGAAGCTCACTGAACGGCACCGGCGGCAGTCTGGTGGACATCGTGAACCACTCCCGCACTTCGTCCAATTCATCCGAAGTCGTGAAGGATCCTCGCGATTTTCAGGAAACGCCAAAACAACTTCCAGAACCCAGAAAGCGGCTCGATTCGAACG caaaaaaatccAAAGCGCCAGCCCCGCCGCCGCGAGGTGTATCGCTGGGCACGAAACTAACGACGGAACCGAAAATTGTACCAACGCCTTCCCCGAGAGCACCGGTTCGGGCAACAATGGCATCCGACAGCGATACCATTATATCGGAAACCGATTCAAACCTAAGCGAGGCCGATGAGTTACAACGGAACCGAG AAACTGTAAGTAAGCTAAACGCCGTTAACAGCACACACCAGCACCGGCCAGCTGCTGCTGCCACTGTTCAGCCACAGAACGTCACAAAGGTAATGCTAAACGTAGACCAATCCACACCGTCAGACACCCAACCGGAGCTGTCCTCTTCCGCACCGGAGGCAACACTAGAACACAAACCAACCAGCGGAGCTTCCTCGGTGTCGATAACAATCGTCAAAGAAGCACCCGCCGGCTCCCCTAACGGGTACCACCACCAGCAAACGCCCGAACCACATTCCAAACCAACAATTCCTCCAACCGTTTCGACGGTTCACATAGTTCCCGCAGGGAAcaaccagcaacagcagcaacaaccagaaacggaaacggaaacacCCGATCGACGACTTTCCAACGGGGAAAACAGTTCCGACGAAGAGATCAAAATCTACAACATCGAATCCGGCCAGGAAATGCGCATTTCGGATCCGAAGAAAGACCAACCAGCCGCCACCAACGGGCACCGTTCACCGAGCCCGGCCGAAGAATGGACCTACACACTGCCGGCTCCCCCAAAGTTCGCCGATTCGTCCATCAAGTCGGGCGAATACGACGAAAAGCAGCGCTACTTTGATCTGCAGTCAACGTATGTCGAGAATACCACACTGGTAACCGATCGAATGACGATCGGCTCCGATGATACGGAGGAAATTCGACCGATTATTCGAGAGAAAATCCTACTGGATGAGAGTGGGTTGGCTTCCATGGAAACGTTGGAAAATTCTTTACCGCCGGTGACTCCGAACGAAAGTGAGGACGGTACTAGCAGTAGCAGTCTAACCACCGGTTTGATTTCATCCGACATCGAGGATGGTTATCGGGGTGGTAGCGATCTTCGCCAGTCGATGATTCAGACGTTGGAAAAACGCAGGGAAAAGTTGAAGGAAAGCGAGCTGCAGGATTTGAAGGAATCCATCGAGGGTGGTGTGTGCAATCAAAAATTGCAACAAatccaacagcaacagcagcaggagAAGCTGGAGAAGCAGCAGCAGGAATGCAATGAgagtgatattatgaaatgtgCCAAAATGAACGAGGAAACGGTGGTCGATGACTTTGCGGTGGTTGTCAAGCGGAACCAGGTAAAACCTACGCCGGCTGTGGTCGAGATGACGAAGCCGGTTGCAAACGGGGAGAAAGAGAACGAGCAGCAGCTGGTGGTTGTGAAAAAGAGGAACGAAGTCATTAGCGAGCTAAGTCATGTCATCAAAGATGAGAATGGTTTGAAGGAAGTGCTGAACGGTGGTGGGAAGAAATCCACCGCGGAGGAAGAAATTCCCGGTGCTAATAGGAACAGTTTGAGCACTTTTAAAATCTCCACCTACAGCGTCGGGGAAGTTagagacgttttgagcacacaaCAACAACCTGCTGAAAATGTCAATGAAAAGGAGGAACTG ATTGTTGTACCGCCAGTAGCGCCTAAATCCGCCGATGATGATGAATCGAACGTCGTTGTACGTCGCAAAATTTCCACGGATTCTACTCACCGCAGCAAACTGAGCAGTGACGAAGATGATTCTACCGCTCGTCCCATTGGAGCCTCCATCGGtaccaacaataacaacaaaaagGATCCCGGCCCGGTTAAGCGACGTAGTTTGACCGTACTGAACGGAACGCCACGCAACATCAACCGCTCGGATTCGTTCCATTCGACCCGCTCGGACTACATACAGTCGTTGAACAGCGTCAACGGGCTGAAGCTGACCCCACGCAGTACCTCGTACATTTCGTTGATCGGAGCGCAGAAGTTCGAGAATCGGTTCTCGCAGCCGAACCAGCGACGCAAATCGACCAGCGAAATGAGCATCTGCGATTCGCCTTCGCTGCAAAGCTTGGAAGTCATTAAAAATATTCTCAACACGTCGAAAAGCAATTTGGCACCCGAAACGTTGGAGGTTGTACAGGAAAAGGAAATCCTACCGATGTCGGCTATCAAGCGAAACAGTTTTACCGATATCTCTACGCTGGTACAGTATAAGAGTGAGACTGTCCGAGGTTCGGGAGTTGTCCGTCGGGAGAGTATGGTGGAACGGAAAATAGAACAGTTGGAAGGGAAACAGGTGGTTGAAGAAGAGGAGGAATTGAAGCCTGCGGTAAAAGTGTTGCCGGAAAAGATgactgaaattgagaaacctcTGAGTACAAAAGTTACCGATAATAAAACACACACTCTAAATGAACGAGTTGTGGATGTGTCTAATGAATCCAAAAGTGACGATGAAAAATTACAGAATAAGCAACTTTCTGCGGCTGCTAATAGACCTCAACCACAAACTTCGGTGGTTAATATTACTACCACCAGTACGACCGTTGCTAGCAGCGGCGTTAGTGTGACGGTTAATCCGCAAACCAATGGAGGAGTCAGCGAGCAAAAGTGGCAATACAAGGGCCCTCCGACAATCAACTTTACCACCTGGAGCGAACGACCGAAAATAGATGTTTCCATCAAATCCGATCGGGATTACCGTTTCGGAGGCAGTTCAACCCTTCCGAGGGGTTACAGAAATGTAAATAATACAACCAAAATCAGCGTGAATGCCACCCCAGCGCCATCAACGGAAAAACAAACCGAAGTCGACCGCTCAGTTCCACGCGAACAAGTGCCATTAAAAAGCGGCGATTCTTCTGCTCTGCCGCAAGATCCGAGTCAGACTGAACCGACTGTAACGTATCCCGAAAAGGAGCGCCTTCCGATCGTTCGCGCCGTTGAATACAAGAAAAATATTGTACCACCTCCGGTTGCACAGAAACCACTTGATAAGCCGTACTTCTATGAAACATTTTCCCGAAGCCAATCGACAGTCATTCCCAATGGAACTGCCACTATCAACCGACTCACGCATGGGCACAACAAATTTCAACCAGTCGTACGTggcttcaaatcggttgatgaAAAAGACCCTCCAACATCGTTGAAGAGCCGTCCGGTCTCGATGATCGAATCGACCAACATTTCCACCGCCATACTGAAAAGCACTCCAGTTCGAGTGGAAAAACCTGCTCAACCAACAGCGACTTTACCCTTCGGACAGAATACGCTTCGCCGAACTGGTCTGAAGGACAGAATTCTGGCTCAAACTGCTCCTGAGCCTGTGAAACAATCACCCACAattaccaccaccaccaccgcacaGGAAGCTACGCAACCAGCGACGACAGTAAATGTGGTTCCGAGCGCAGCTGTcccgccgccaccaccaccagcgCCGGTGGCCCCAAAGCTGACAACCCCCGTCGTTCGTGGTGCCATCGTTAAGAAGCAGCTTCCATCACCCGGAGCGGATCCACGCTCGGCTTTGCTGGACGCCATTCGGTGCTTTAACAAAGATAAACTGCGTTGCAAGGATCCTAACGCAGCTGAAGAAACACCTTCACAGTAA